The Kitasatospora paranensis genome has a window encoding:
- a CDS encoding adenylosuccinate synthase: MPALVLVGAQWGDEGKGKATDLLGGSVDYVVRYQGGNNAGHTVVIGDQKYALHLLPSGILSPNVTPVIGNGVVIDPGVLLSELAGLNDRGIDTSKLLISGNAHLITPYHRTLDKVTERFLGKRKIGTTGRGIGPAYADKINRVGIRVQDLFDESILQQKIEAALHDKNQLLVKLYNRRAMPAELVVQEYLGYAEKIRPFLADTTLVLDEALKADKVVLLEGGQGTLLDVDHGTYPFVTSSNPTSGGACTGAGIGPTKIDRVIGILKAYTTRVGSGPFPTELLDADGDALRRIGGERGVTTGRDRRCGWFDAVIARYATRVNGLTDFFLTKLDVLTGWEQIPVCVAYEIDGRRVEELPYNQSDFHHAKPVYETLPGWSEDISKAQTFADLPKNAQAYVKALEEMSGAPISAIGVGPGRTETIQINSFL, encoded by the coding sequence GTGCCGGCACTCGTGCTCGTTGGTGCCCAGTGGGGAGACGAGGGCAAGGGGAAGGCGACGGACCTCCTCGGCGGCTCCGTCGACTACGTCGTCCGTTACCAGGGCGGCAACAACGCCGGTCACACGGTGGTCATCGGCGACCAGAAGTATGCCCTGCACCTGCTGCCTTCCGGCATCCTCAGCCCGAATGTGACACCGGTGATCGGCAACGGCGTCGTGATCGACCCGGGCGTGCTGCTCTCCGAGCTGGCCGGCCTGAACGATCGCGGCATCGACACCTCGAAGCTGCTGATCTCGGGCAACGCCCACCTGATCACGCCGTACCACCGCACCCTGGACAAGGTCACCGAGCGCTTCCTCGGCAAGCGCAAGATCGGTACCACCGGCCGCGGCATCGGCCCGGCCTACGCGGACAAGATCAACCGCGTGGGCATCCGGGTCCAGGACCTCTTCGACGAGTCGATCCTCCAGCAGAAGATCGAAGCGGCGCTGCACGACAAGAACCAGCTCCTGGTCAAGCTGTACAACCGCCGCGCCATGCCGGCCGAGCTGGTCGTCCAGGAGTACCTCGGCTACGCCGAGAAGATCCGCCCGTTCCTCGCCGACACCACCCTCGTCCTGGACGAGGCGCTGAAGGCCGACAAGGTCGTCCTGCTGGAGGGCGGCCAGGGCACCCTGCTGGACGTCGACCACGGCACGTACCCCTTCGTGACCTCGTCGAACCCGACCTCGGGCGGCGCCTGCACCGGTGCCGGCATCGGTCCCACCAAGATCGACCGGGTCATCGGCATCCTCAAGGCGTACACCACCCGCGTCGGCTCGGGCCCGTTCCCGACCGAGCTGCTGGACGCCGACGGCGACGCGCTGCGGCGGATCGGCGGCGAGCGCGGCGTCACCACCGGCCGCGACCGGCGCTGCGGCTGGTTCGACGCGGTGATCGCCCGCTACGCGACCCGCGTGAACGGCCTGACCGACTTCTTCCTGACCAAGCTGGACGTGCTGACCGGCTGGGAGCAGATCCCGGTCTGCGTCGCGTACGAGATCGACGGCCGCCGGGTCGAGGAACTGCCGTACAACCAGTCCGACTTCCACCACGCCAAGCCGGTCTACGAGACCCTGCCGGGCTGGAGCGAGGACATCAGCAAGGCGCAGACCTTCGCCGACCTGCCGAAGAACGCCCAGGCGTACGTGAAGGCGCTGGAGGAGATGTCCGGCGCGCCGATCTCGGCGATCGGCGTCGGTCCCGGCCGCACCGAGACGATCCAGATCAACTCCTTCCTGTAG
- a CDS encoding diacylglycerol kinase yields MSSLSTPASRPDEPGGRDPLLVVVDPAASRADGESVRIARDVLCGGADTKVALPESQSELDRVLSHRGRRRPVVIGCDLAVQRLLQALHRQRDLGSDPIGVVPVGRPSAVGTCRGLGLPAEPVAAARTVLAGAPRKLDLLLDDGGGVVIADLRVAGQVRRGPLSLRSLWAKLAAPDQATGTAPEQPWLRVEADGRLLADVHQRLRLLRATPPTAGWSW; encoded by the coding sequence GTGTCGTCCCTGTCCACGCCCGCATCCCGCCCTGACGAGCCCGGGGGAAGGGATCCGTTGCTGGTCGTGGTCGACCCGGCCGCGAGCCGGGCCGACGGCGAGTCCGTCCGGATCGCCAGGGACGTGCTCTGCGGAGGCGCGGACACCAAGGTCGCGCTGCCCGAGAGCCAGTCCGAACTGGACCGGGTGCTGTCGCACCGGGGCCGTCGGCGACCGGTGGTGATCGGATGCGATCTTGCCGTGCAGCGGCTGCTCCAGGCCCTCCACCGGCAGCGTGACCTGGGCTCGGACCCGATCGGGGTGGTGCCGGTCGGCCGGCCCTCGGCGGTCGGGACGTGCCGCGGGCTGGGTCTCCCGGCCGAGCCGGTGGCGGCCGCCAGGACGGTGCTCGCGGGTGCGCCGCGCAAGCTCGACCTGCTGCTGGACGACGGTGGCGGGGTGGTCATCGCCGACCTGCGGGTCGCCGGGCAGGTACGCCGCGGCCCGCTGTCCCTGCGTTCGCTATGGGCGAAACTGGCTGCGCCCGACCAGGCGACCGGTACCGCCCCGGAGCAGCCCTGGCTGCGGGTCGAGGCGGACGGCCGGCTGCTCGCCGACGTCCACCAGCGGCTGCGGCTGCTGCGGGCGACCCCGCCGACGGCGGGTTGGAGCTGGTGA
- the purF gene encoding amidophosphoribosyltransferase, with amino-acid sequence MPRGDGRLNHDLLPGEKGPQDACGVFGVWAPGEEVAKLTYFGLYALQHRGQESAGIAVSNGSQILVFKDMGLVSQVFDETSLGSLHGHIAVGHARYSTTGSSVWENAQPTFRATVHGSLALGHNGNLVNTAELAAMVAELPGEEHVSRSGRTAATNDTDLVTALLAGFPDLSIEETARQILPKVKGAFSLVFMDENTLYAARDPQGIRPLVLGRLERGWVVASETAALDICGASFIREVEPGELIAIDEQGMRTSRFAEAKPKGCVFEYVYLARPDTSIAGRNVHLSRVEMGRKLAKEAPVEADLVIATPESGTPAAIGYAEASGIPYGSGLVKNAYVGRTFIQPSQTIRQLGIRLKLNPLKEVIRGKRLVVVDDSIVRGNTQRALVKMLREAGAAEVHIRISSPPVKWPCFFGIDFATRAELIANGMTIDEIGRTLGADSLAYISIDGMIEATAQPKDKLCRACFDGEYPMELPDPALLGKLLLEAELAGSQQPPAVRGKPTSDLDGVQSLIGGHGGADALRRP; translated from the coding sequence GTGCCACGTGGTGACGGACGACTCAACCACGATCTTCTTCCCGGCGAGAAAGGCCCCCAGGACGCTTGCGGCGTCTTCGGTGTCTGGGCTCCCGGCGAGGAGGTCGCCAAGCTCACGTACTTCGGCCTCTATGCCCTGCAGCACCGCGGACAGGAATCCGCGGGCATTGCAGTGAGCAACGGCTCCCAGATTCTCGTCTTCAAGGACATGGGCCTCGTGTCCCAGGTCTTCGACGAGACCTCCCTGGGGTCGCTGCACGGGCATATCGCCGTCGGACATGCCCGCTACTCGACAACAGGCTCGTCGGTCTGGGAGAACGCCCAGCCGACCTTCCGGGCGACCGTGCACGGTTCGCTGGCCCTCGGCCACAACGGAAACCTGGTCAACACCGCCGAACTCGCGGCGATGGTCGCCGAGCTTCCCGGCGAGGAGCACGTCTCCCGCTCGGGCCGCACGGCCGCCACCAACGACACCGATCTGGTGACCGCCCTCCTTGCCGGGTTCCCGGACCTCTCCATCGAGGAGACGGCCCGGCAGATCCTGCCCAAGGTGAAGGGCGCGTTCTCGCTCGTCTTCATGGACGAGAACACCCTCTACGCCGCCCGCGACCCGCAGGGCATCCGCCCGCTGGTGCTCGGCCGGCTGGAGCGCGGCTGGGTGGTCGCCTCCGAGACGGCGGCGCTGGACATCTGCGGCGCCTCCTTCATCCGCGAGGTCGAGCCGGGCGAGCTCATCGCCATCGACGAGCAGGGCATGCGCACCTCGCGGTTCGCCGAGGCCAAGCCCAAGGGCTGCGTCTTCGAGTACGTGTACCTGGCCCGCCCCGACACCTCCATCGCCGGCCGCAACGTCCACCTCTCCCGCGTGGAGATGGGCCGCAAGCTGGCGAAGGAGGCCCCCGTCGAGGCCGACCTGGTGATAGCGACCCCGGAGTCCGGCACTCCCGCCGCCATCGGGTACGCGGAGGCCAGCGGCATCCCGTACGGCTCGGGCCTGGTGAAGAACGCCTACGTGGGCCGCACCTTCATCCAGCCCAGCCAGACCATCCGCCAGCTCGGCATCCGGCTCAAGCTCAACCCGCTCAAGGAAGTCATCCGGGGCAAGCGCCTGGTCGTCGTGGACGACTCGATCGTCCGCGGCAACACCCAGCGCGCGCTCGTGAAGATGCTCCGCGAGGCGGGCGCCGCCGAGGTGCACATCCGGATCTCCTCCCCGCCGGTCAAGTGGCCCTGCTTCTTCGGCATCGACTTCGCCACCCGCGCGGAGCTGATCGCCAACGGCATGACCATCGACGAGATCGGCCGCACGCTCGGTGCCGACTCGCTCGCCTACATCTCGATCGACGGCATGATCGAGGCGACCGCGCAGCCCAAGGACAAGCTCTGCCGGGCCTGTTTCGACGGCGAGTACCCGATGGAGCTGCCCGACCCGGCGCTGCTCGGCAAGCTGCTCCTGGAGGCCGAGCTCGCGGGCAGCCAGCAGCCGCCGGCCGTGCGCGGCAAGCCCACCAGCGACCTGGACGGCGTCCAGTCCCTGATCGGCGGCCACGGCGGTGCGGACGCCCTGCGGCGGCCGTAG
- the purM gene encoding phosphoribosylformylglycinamidine cyclo-ligase, translating to MTSNESGATYAAAGVDIEAGDRAVELMKQWVRKANRPEVVGGLGGFAGLFDASAFKRYERPLLATATDGVGTKVALAAAMDKHDTIGHDLVGMVVDDLVVCGAEPLFMTDYICVGKVVPERVAQIVKGIAEGCALAGCALIGGETAEHPGLLGPDEYDVAGAGTGVVEADALLGADRVRAGDVVIAMAASGLHSNGYSLVRHVLLNQAGWSLDRRVEEFGRTLGEELLEPTRIYSLDCLALTRATEVHAFSHVTGGGLAANLDRVIPAGLHARLDRGTWTPLPVFQTVAQVGRMQTLEIEKTLNMGVGMVAVVPPTSVDVVLSILEDRGVEAWLLGDIVERTDEHTTGAALYNAYEGFDLA from the coding sequence GTGACCAGCAACGAGAGCGGCGCCACCTATGCCGCCGCAGGTGTCGACATCGAGGCCGGCGACCGCGCCGTCGAGCTCATGAAGCAGTGGGTGCGGAAGGCCAACCGCCCCGAGGTCGTCGGCGGCCTCGGCGGCTTCGCCGGCCTCTTCGACGCCTCCGCCTTCAAGCGCTACGAGCGTCCGCTGCTGGCCACCGCCACCGACGGCGTGGGCACCAAGGTCGCCCTCGCCGCGGCCATGGACAAGCACGACACGATCGGCCACGACCTGGTCGGCATGGTCGTCGACGACTTGGTCGTCTGCGGCGCCGAGCCGCTCTTCATGACCGACTACATCTGCGTCGGCAAGGTCGTCCCCGAGCGGGTCGCCCAGATCGTCAAGGGCATCGCCGAGGGCTGCGCGCTGGCCGGCTGCGCCCTGATCGGCGGCGAGACCGCCGAGCACCCCGGCCTGCTCGGGCCGGACGAGTACGACGTGGCGGGCGCCGGCACCGGTGTGGTCGAGGCGGACGCGCTGCTCGGCGCCGACCGTGTCCGGGCCGGCGACGTGGTGATTGCAATGGCCGCCTCCGGCCTGCACTCCAACGGCTACTCGCTCGTCCGCCACGTGCTGCTGAACCAGGCCGGCTGGTCGCTGGACCGCCGGGTCGAGGAGTTCGGCCGCACCCTGGGCGAGGAGCTGCTGGAGCCGACCAGGATCTACTCGCTGGACTGCCTGGCGCTCACCCGCGCCACCGAGGTGCACGCCTTCTCGCACGTCACCGGCGGCGGCCTCGCGGCCAACCTGGACCGGGTCATCCCGGCCGGGCTGCACGCCCGCCTGGACCGCGGCACCTGGACCCCGCTGCCGGTCTTCCAGACCGTCGCCCAGGTCGGCCGGATGCAGACCCTGGAGATCGAGAAGACCCTCAACATGGGTGTCGGCATGGTGGCCGTCGTGCCGCCGACGTCCGTGGACGTGGTGCTGTCGATCCTCGAGGACCGCGGCGTCGAGGCCTGGCTGCTGGGTGACATCGTCGAGCGCACCGACGAGCACACCACCGGTGCCGCCCTCTACAACGCGTACGAGGGCTTCGACCTCGCCTGA
- a CDS encoding DUF3073 domain-containing protein: protein MGRGRAKAKQTKVARELKYNSGGFDANRLSHELGVSPSTAIEPEPIEEEDEDDPYAAYADLYADEDEDEDSADSGQSRRRA, encoded by the coding sequence ATGGGGCGCGGCCGGGCCAAGGCCAAGCAGACGAAGGTCGCCCGCGAGCTGAAGTACAACAGCGGCGGGTTCGACGCGAACCGTCTGTCTCATGAGCTGGGCGTATCTCCGTCCACCGCGATCGAGCCTGAGCCGATCGAGGAAGAGGACGAGGACGACCCCTACGCGGCGTACGCGGATCTCTACGCCGACGAGGACGAGGACGAGGACTCGGCCGACAGCGGGCAGTCCCGCCGCCGCGCCTGA
- a CDS encoding Glu/Leu/Phe/Val dehydrogenase dimerization domain-containing protein, whose translation MLGRIFATGQDGEPGDGHEQVVLCHDRSTGLKAIIAIHSTALGPALGGTRFHQYATEEEALEDALRLSRGMSYKNALAGLDLGGGKAVIIGDPNKDKNEAMLRAYGRFVESLRGRYVTACDVGTYVQDMDVVARETQFVTGRSPENGGAGDSSILTAFGVFQGMRASAQARWGQPTLRGRRVGVAGVGKVGHYLVGHLVADGATVVITDVSEAAVNRVRAAHPEVEVVADTAALLHAELDVYAPCALGGALDDHTVGALGAAGTSVVCGAANNQLAHAGVEKDLADRGILYAPDYLVNSGGVIQVADEIEGFNFERAKNKATKIFDTTLEIFTRATADGVPPAVAADRLAEKRMREVSALRSILLPGTRRF comes from the coding sequence GTGCTCGGCAGGATCTTCGCGACCGGGCAGGACGGCGAGCCCGGCGACGGGCACGAGCAGGTCGTCCTGTGCCACGACCGCTCCACCGGTCTCAAGGCGATCATCGCCATCCACTCCACCGCCCTCGGCCCGGCCCTCGGCGGCACCCGCTTCCACCAGTACGCCACCGAGGAGGAGGCGCTGGAGGACGCGCTGCGGCTCTCCCGCGGCATGAGCTACAAGAACGCCCTCGCCGGGCTGGACCTCGGCGGCGGCAAGGCCGTCATCATCGGCGACCCGAACAAGGACAAGAACGAGGCGATGCTCCGTGCCTACGGCCGCTTCGTGGAGTCGCTCCGCGGCCGCTACGTGACCGCCTGCGACGTGGGCACCTACGTGCAGGACATGGACGTGGTGGCCCGCGAGACGCAGTTCGTGACCGGCCGCTCGCCGGAGAACGGCGGCGCCGGCGACTCGTCCATCCTCACCGCCTTCGGCGTCTTCCAGGGCATGCGCGCCTCCGCGCAGGCCCGCTGGGGCCAGCCGACCCTGCGCGGCCGCCGCGTGGGCGTGGCGGGCGTCGGCAAGGTCGGCCACTACCTGGTCGGCCACCTGGTGGCGGACGGCGCCACGGTCGTGATCACGGACGTCTCCGAGGCCGCGGTGAACCGCGTCCGGGCCGCCCACCCCGAGGTCGAGGTGGTCGCCGACACCGCCGCCCTGCTCCACGCGGAGCTGGACGTCTACGCCCCCTGCGCGCTCGGCGGCGCGCTGGACGACCACACCGTCGGCGCGCTCGGCGCGGCCGGCACCTCGGTGGTCTGCGGCGCGGCCAACAACCAGCTGGCGCACGCCGGGGTGGAGAAGGACCTCGCCGATCGCGGCATCCTCTACGCGCCCGACTACCTGGTGAACTCGGGCGGCGTGATCCAGGTGGCCGACGAGATCGAGGGCTTCAACTTCGAGCGCGCCAAGAACAAGGCCACGAAGATCTTCGACACCACGCTGGAGATCTTCACCCGGGCCACCGCCGACGGTGTGCCGCCCGCGGTCGCGGCCGACCGCCTCGCGGAGAAGCGGATGCGGGAAGTGAGCGCGCTGCGTTCGATCCTGCTCCCCGGCACCCGGCGCTTCTGA
- the bldC gene encoding developmental transcriptional regulator BldC, translating to MTARTPDAEPLLTPAEVATMFRVDPKTVTRWAKAGKLTSIRTLGGHRRYREAEVRALLAGIPAQRTEA from the coding sequence ATGACCGCTCGTACCCCTGACGCCGAACCTCTGCTGACGCCGGCAGAGGTCGCCACCATGTTCCGCGTGGACCCGAAGACGGTCACCCGCTGGGCCAAGGCGGGCAAGCTCACGTCCATCCGCACGCTCGGCGGGCACCGCCGCTACCGCGAGGCGGAGGTGCGTGCTCTGCTGGCCGGTATTCCGGCTCAGCGCACCGAGGCCTGA